The following proteins come from a genomic window of Yinghuangia sp. ASG 101:
- a CDS encoding ABC transporter ATP-binding protein, whose protein sequence is MTHPDGPRPAGKAPAEQASRAGTAAEPSPVWSAAPADGVLLSYRDVEQTFAVREGRASRQVTALTDVSFDVPAGQFIAIVGASGCGKTTLLNMAAGLVTPTGGSVTLGGRRPSCPNYDLGYMFARDALLPWRSARHNVELPLEARGVPRPERRKKADEMLAAVGLAGRESQFPAQLSQGMRQRVALARTLAADPRLLLMDEPFAALDARTRLHMQSEFLRIWEQDRENGGDRTVFLVTHDLQEAALMADRIIVMLPSPGRIAQDMMIDLPRPRAHLVDDMIFTERFREIQHELFARLEGAVAPATASAG, encoded by the coding sequence ATGACCCATCCAGACGGCCCCCGGCCCGCCGGAAAGGCGCCGGCCGAGCAGGCCTCGCGGGCCGGCACGGCGGCCGAGCCCTCCCCCGTGTGGTCCGCGGCGCCCGCGGACGGAGTCCTGTTGAGCTACCGCGACGTCGAACAGACCTTCGCGGTGCGCGAAGGCCGTGCCTCCCGGCAGGTCACCGCGCTGACCGACGTCTCGTTCGACGTGCCCGCGGGCCAGTTCATCGCCATCGTGGGGGCCAGCGGCTGCGGCAAGACCACCCTGCTCAACATGGCGGCCGGCCTGGTCACGCCCACCGGCGGCTCGGTGACGCTGGGCGGTCGCCGGCCGTCCTGCCCCAACTACGACCTCGGCTACATGTTCGCCCGCGACGCGCTGCTGCCGTGGCGGTCCGCGCGGCACAACGTCGAGCTGCCCTTGGAGGCACGCGGCGTCCCGCGCCCGGAACGCCGCAAGAAGGCGGACGAGATGCTGGCCGCCGTCGGACTGGCCGGCCGCGAGAGCCAGTTCCCGGCGCAGTTGTCCCAGGGCATGCGCCAGCGCGTGGCCCTGGCCCGCACCCTCGCGGCCGACCCGCGCCTGCTGCTGATGGACGAGCCCTTCGCGGCCCTCGACGCGCGCACGCGCCTGCACATGCAGAGCGAGTTCCTGCGCATCTGGGAGCAGGACCGCGAGAACGGCGGCGACCGCACGGTCTTCCTGGTGACACACGACCTCCAGGAGGCGGCCCTCATGGCGGACCGCATCATCGTCATGCTCCCCAGCCCCGGGCGCATCGCCCAGGACATGATGATCGACCTGCCGCGCCCCCGCGCGCACCTGGTCGACGACATGATCTTCACCGAACGGTTCCGCGAGATTCAGCACGAGCTGTTCGCCCGGCTGGAAGGCGCCGTCGCCCCCGCGACCGCATCCGCCGGCTGA
- a CDS encoding ABC transporter permease, which produces MTTQTQAPPARGTAAPATAPARASRRPLADSRLIVIATQLVLLVGFLSLWEAAARNRWVDPLFTSRPSAIWSALIDYLGSDQASTSIRATATAVLESFAIGSALGILVGLILGSSPFLDRVISPFLVPLNAVPRIALAPLFVAWFGLTNLSKVVLGVSVVFFILVENARSAVKGVDRDQLTMARVVGLRGWRMLTKVVLPSAVPTIFAGLRLGITYAILGVIGSEMIAAKDGLGQDVVRYSSELHIDFVFAVLIVLVVLATVTSWIFGLLERRLLRWQR; this is translated from the coding sequence TTGACCACGCAGACTCAGGCCCCGCCCGCGCGGGGCACGGCGGCGCCCGCCACCGCCCCGGCCCGGGCCTCTCGCCGCCCCCTCGCCGATTCCCGCCTCATCGTCATCGCGACGCAGCTCGTGCTGCTCGTCGGCTTCCTGTCGCTGTGGGAGGCCGCCGCCCGCAACCGCTGGGTCGACCCGCTGTTCACCAGCAGACCGAGTGCGATCTGGTCGGCACTGATCGACTACCTCGGTTCGGACCAGGCGTCCACGTCGATCCGCGCGACGGCGACGGCGGTGCTGGAGTCGTTCGCCATCGGCTCCGCGCTGGGCATCCTCGTCGGCCTCATCCTCGGCTCGTCGCCGTTCCTCGACCGGGTGATCAGCCCGTTCCTCGTCCCGCTCAACGCGGTGCCGCGGATCGCGCTGGCCCCGCTGTTCGTCGCGTGGTTCGGGCTCACCAACCTGTCAAAGGTGGTGCTCGGGGTCTCGGTCGTGTTCTTCATCCTGGTGGAGAACGCGCGCTCGGCGGTCAAGGGCGTCGACCGCGACCAGCTCACCATGGCCCGCGTCGTCGGCCTGCGCGGGTGGCGGATGCTCACCAAGGTGGTCCTGCCGTCGGCCGTCCCCACGATCTTCGCGGGGCTCCGCCTCGGCATCACGTACGCGATCCTCGGCGTCATCGGCAGCGAGATGATCGCCGCCAAGGACGGCCTGGGCCAGGACGTGGTCCGGTACAGCTCCGAACTCCACATCGACTTCGTCTTCGCGGTGCTCATCGTCCTCGTGGTTCTCGCGACCGTGACGAGCTGGATCTTCGGTCTGCTGGAACGACGCCTGCTCCGCTGGCAGCGCTGA
- a CDS encoding helix-turn-helix transcriptional regulator, translated as MRASRAIALLLLLQTRHTMTATELAAELEVSERTVQRDIAALVEAGVPVYAERGRRGGYRLVDGYRTRLTGLEPAEAAVLHLAGLPGPLRDMGLAGQALAARLKVAAVLGDTPAAATQRFHLDAPAWFRDTETPPLLAEISRAVWEDRVLHARYAARGGVRDRRLEPYGLVLKAGQWYVAARSASGRIGSYRVDRFRTAEAGDERFERDPRFDLADYWATAAREFARAMLHEHAVVRLSPLAVEYLPVLLEPTAASDALATAGPPDADGWVTVTLPLETWDIGYFELLRLGPEAEVLHPPEFRARLADATRRAATLYT; from the coding sequence ATGCGGGCGAGCCGGGCGATCGCGCTGCTGTTGCTGCTCCAGACGCGGCACACCATGACCGCGACCGAGCTGGCCGCCGAGTTGGAGGTGTCCGAGCGGACCGTCCAACGCGACATCGCCGCCCTGGTCGAGGCGGGAGTACCCGTCTACGCCGAACGAGGCCGCCGCGGCGGCTACCGCCTGGTCGACGGCTACCGCACCCGCCTCACCGGCCTGGAACCGGCGGAGGCCGCCGTCCTGCACCTGGCCGGACTCCCGGGCCCGCTGCGCGACATGGGGCTGGCCGGGCAGGCCCTCGCCGCGCGGCTCAAGGTCGCCGCCGTCCTCGGCGACACCCCCGCCGCCGCCACGCAGCGGTTCCACCTCGACGCGCCCGCGTGGTTCCGCGACACCGAGACCCCGCCGCTGCTCGCCGAGATCTCGCGCGCCGTGTGGGAGGACCGCGTCCTCCACGCCCGCTACGCCGCGCGCGGCGGGGTCCGGGACCGGCGCCTGGAACCCTACGGCCTCGTCCTGAAAGCCGGGCAGTGGTACGTCGCCGCGCGCAGCGCCTCCGGCCGCATCGGCTCGTACCGTGTCGACCGCTTCCGGACCGCCGAGGCCGGCGACGAACGCTTCGAGCGCGACCCGCGGTTCGACCTCGCGGACTACTGGGCCACGGCGGCACGGGAGTTCGCCCGCGCGATGCTGCACGAGCACGCCGTCGTACGCCTGAGTCCGCTCGCGGTCGAATACCTGCCCGTCCTGCTGGAGCCGACGGCCGCCTCCGACGCCCTGGCCACCGCGGGCCCTCCGGACGCCGACGGCTGGGTCACCGTCACGCTGCCCCTGGAGACCTGGGACATCGGCTACTTCGAACTCCTCCGCCTCGGCCCGGAGGCCGAGGTCCTGCACCCGCCCGAATTCCGCGCCCGCCTCGCCGACGCCACCCGCCGCGCGGCCACGCTGTACACCTGA
- a CDS encoding pyridoxamine 5'-phosphate oxidase family protein, with protein MRETPDELHRLQNLLDSSLARSTNHLRSIISTERTLTAEQLTRTLTGMCTLALSTVTAAGEPRISGVDGHFLHGAWHFGTARTAAKARHLAARPAASAAYMRGEELGVFTHGSAETLNPPDDEPADGWPELLAYLRDFYGDNAFDWNKDVVYFRLRPQWMTVFAADPSKLGGDADGA; from the coding sequence ATGCGCGAGACACCCGACGAACTCCACCGCCTCCAAAACCTCCTCGACAGCTCGCTCGCCCGCTCCACGAACCACCTGCGGTCGATCATCAGCACCGAACGCACACTCACCGCCGAACAGCTCACCCGGACGCTGACCGGCATGTGCACGCTCGCGCTGTCCACCGTGACGGCGGCGGGCGAGCCGCGGATCAGCGGCGTGGACGGGCACTTCCTGCACGGCGCATGGCATTTCGGCACCGCCCGTACCGCCGCCAAGGCCCGGCACCTCGCGGCCCGGCCCGCCGCGAGCGCCGCGTACATGCGTGGCGAGGAGTTGGGCGTGTTCACCCACGGCTCCGCCGAGACCCTCAACCCGCCGGACGACGAGCCGGCCGACGGTTGGCCCGAACTCCTCGCGTACCTGCGGGACTTCTACGGCGACAACGCCTTCGACTGGAACAAGGACGTGGTCTACTTCCGGCTCCGGCCGCAGTGGATGACCGTGTTCGCCGCCGACCCGTCCAAGCTCGGAGGCGACGCGGACGGGGCGTGA